A single window of Roseofilum reptotaenium CS-1145 DNA harbors:
- a CDS encoding late competence development ComFB family protein, producing the protein MEKYTKPTLANAMVALVHEEFLQQFQQYPATTLQQINLSDAIAYALNQLPPLYTTKEEDWESYKNDARQQISFSIKRAVETGIKVSQIHRKGNR; encoded by the coding sequence ATGGAAAAATACACAAAACCCACACTTGCCAATGCGATGGTTGCCTTGGTTCATGAGGAGTTCTTGCAACAGTTCCAACAGTATCCAGCGACCACTCTCCAGCAGATTAATTTAAGTGATGCAATTGCTTATGCTTTAAATCAACTTCCTCCGCTGTATACCACTAAAGAAGAAGACTGGGAAAGCTATAAAAACGACGCTCGCCAACAGATTTCTTTCTCCATCAAAAGAGCGGTAGAAACCGGAATCAAAGTTTCTCAAATTCATAGAAAAGGCAATAGGTAA
- a CDS encoding PEP-CTERM sorting domain-containing protein: MFHYFQSEHHFSLAIANLLGKTGLAVLMLGAISDKALADPPPAPPPNTQLPSVFCFRFTDIKAVENDPEGDKFQLSFEVLNWSNQPAGGVRIARNTGSNGLVLQDAPFLAGAGVDGNGRPLGNGANPLPGNQTFTNTGQLVESTQTAVQWTASQFDFFGGTNGPIPNQNLLGVPSQGGTALACSMVPGCQVQGNTPVVADWETVDNGNNVLDGFVITVDDFDEGESLSFNWNLLDVNGNPIGTPGQGNAYGFGTVNIGRVPINEDPSIPGHSDIAVRPLFPGNTGLIQTPNVFAQNSYQVTEYGPNNQYDDFLTPSPPAPTPSARTASLTRTTFGATSLSAASSESIVTQEPTIIAEFAAEFGAGITAPFLNPADNIFASATNVVPIDYSAPDPKPDPDPNPNPDPNPVPPTKVPEPNTLGAIALAGLGLLGSKYRRRRKA, encoded by the coding sequence GTGTTTCATTATTTTCAATCTGAGCATCATTTTAGTCTTGCGATCGCCAATTTACTGGGCAAAACCGGTTTAGCCGTTCTGATGTTGGGTGCGATCTCCGATAAAGCACTCGCCGATCCTCCTCCAGCTCCCCCACCTAACACCCAACTCCCCTCGGTCTTCTGTTTCCGCTTTACCGACATCAAAGCTGTTGAAAATGACCCAGAAGGAGATAAATTCCAGCTCTCTTTTGAAGTCTTAAACTGGTCGAACCAACCTGCTGGTGGAGTTCGTATTGCCAGGAATACTGGAAGTAATGGCTTGGTGCTACAGGATGCCCCTTTCCTTGCGGGAGCGGGTGTTGATGGGAATGGTCGTCCTTTGGGGAATGGTGCTAACCCCTTACCTGGGAACCAAACTTTTACCAACACTGGGCAATTAGTAGAATCGACTCAAACAGCAGTTCAGTGGACCGCAAGTCAATTTGACTTTTTTGGAGGAACCAATGGTCCCATTCCCAACCAAAATTTACTGGGAGTCCCCTCACAGGGAGGTACCGCACTAGCCTGTAGCATGGTTCCTGGATGTCAAGTGCAAGGCAACACGCCAGTCGTTGCTGATTGGGAAACTGTCGATAATGGCAATAATGTTTTGGATGGGTTTGTTATTACTGTTGATGACTTTGATGAAGGAGAGTCTCTCTCGTTCAACTGGAATCTCTTGGATGTCAATGGCAACCCCATCGGTACCCCCGGTCAAGGGAATGCCTACGGCTTCGGAACAGTCAATATCGGTCGGGTTCCCATTAACGAAGATCCATCTATTCCAGGACATTCCGACATTGCTGTTCGACCTCTATTTCCAGGAAATACAGGTTTGATCCAAACCCCCAATGTCTTTGCTCAGAATTCCTACCAAGTGACTGAGTACGGGCCGAACAATCAATATGACGACTTTCTGACTCCTTCCCCTCCTGCACCCACACCATCTGCGCGTACGGCTAGTTTGACCCGGACCACGTTTGGAGCAACATCGCTCAGTGCTGCGAGTAGCGAGTCAATCGTAACCCAAGAACCCACCATCATTGCAGAGTTTGCGGCTGAGTTTGGTGCTGGTATTACTGCACCCTTCCTCAACCCAGCAGATAACATCTTTGCTTCTGCAACTAATGTCGTGCCAATTGATTATTCCGCACCAGATCCCAAACCCGACCCAGATCCTAATCCCAACCCAGATCCTAATCCTGTTCCACCGACAAAAGTACCTGAACCAAACACTCTAGGCGCGATCGCATTGGCTGGTCTTGGCTTGTTAGGTTCCAAATACCGTCGTCGTCGCAAGGCATAA
- a CDS encoding PEP-CTERM sorting domain-containing protein (PEP-CTERM proteins occur, often in large numbers, in the proteomes of bacteria that also encode an exosortase, a predicted intramembrane cysteine proteinase. The presence of a PEP-CTERM domain at a protein's C-terminus predicts cleavage within the sorting domain, followed by covalent anchoring to some some component of the (usually Gram-negative) cell surface. Many PEP-CTERM proteins exhibit an unusual sequence composition that includes large numbers of potential glycosylation sites. Expression of one such protein has been shown restore the ability of a bacterium to form floc, a type of biofilm.), which yields MLNCLRDRQNRRKTIQGVLLTTGLAGGLLGGNSPVLADPVVTPPSLTKLPPVFCFRFTDVQPVEDDPEGDKFNISFEVLNWSNQPASGVRIALNTGTNSFVSDKAAFFAGADIDGNGRPIGTDSDPLPGNQPFAHTGSVLESSQTTIEWEAEQFSFNQGTRGPIPNHDLLGVGERNTPGACALVPGCELTGSANPFFATPIVPNWETVDNGNNVLDGFVLTVDDLDEGEALSFNWNLLDEQGEAIGMPGSGNEYGFGTVNIARFPLGGSNETFPIFPENTGVGTSNRLFADNSHDIKNSQGQRVALLGAEFGAGIAAPLLNPDDNILGSQVNTQPIARPGDNDYNPRDVPETSTLAMLGLAGASLWGYKRKRKRKIA from the coding sequence ATGTTGAACTGCTTACGCGATCGCCAAAATCGCCGAAAGACAATCCAAGGTGTCTTGCTCACCACCGGACTGGCAGGAGGACTCTTGGGAGGAAACTCCCCGGTACTCGCCGATCCAGTAGTAACCCCACCCTCATTAACCAAACTGCCTCCTGTGTTCTGTTTCCGCTTTACGGACGTGCAACCCGTAGAAGACGATCCAGAAGGAGACAAATTCAATATCTCCTTTGAGGTATTGAACTGGTCAAATCAACCCGCTTCCGGAGTTCGTATTGCCCTGAATACGGGAACCAATAGCTTTGTTAGCGACAAGGCAGCCTTCTTTGCTGGAGCTGACATTGACGGAAACGGACGACCCATCGGTACTGACTCCGATCCCTTACCCGGTAACCAACCCTTCGCCCATACAGGCAGCGTTCTAGAATCTAGCCAGACCACCATTGAGTGGGAAGCCGAGCAATTCAGCTTTAACCAAGGAACTCGTGGCCCAATTCCGAACCACGACCTACTTGGTGTTGGAGAGAGAAACACCCCAGGAGCTTGTGCATTAGTCCCAGGGTGTGAATTAACTGGGTCTGCAAACCCATTTTTTGCTACTCCTATTGTGCCCAATTGGGAGACGGTTGACAACGGTAATAACGTTCTCGATGGCTTTGTATTAACAGTCGATGACTTGGATGAAGGGGAAGCCCTCTCCTTCAACTGGAATCTGTTAGACGAGCAAGGAGAAGCTATTGGAATGCCCGGAAGCGGTAATGAATACGGCTTCGGTACGGTAAACATTGCCCGGTTCCCTCTTGGAGGCTCTAATGAGACATTCCCAATCTTCCCAGAAAATACGGGAGTGGGAACATCAAATCGGCTCTTTGCTGACAATTCTCACGATATAAAAAATTCCCAAGGACAGAGGGTTGCTCTGCTTGGCGCTGAGTTTGGCGCAGGTATTGCTGCTCCCTTGCTCAATCCAGACGATAACATCTTGGGTTCTCAGGTGAATACACAGCCCATTGCGCGTCCTGGCGACAATGATTACAACCCGCGAGACGTTCCCGAAACCAGCACGCTAGCGATGCTTGGACTCGCTGGGGCAAGTCTCTGGGGTTACAAGCGCAAGCGCAAGCGCAAGATCGCATAA
- a CDS encoding cyclic nucleotide-binding domain-containing protein, which yields MAALETIKLFQKQPEPRHFKVGDIIFEDGHKGQHMYGIIEGTVELKVNGEVVETIEQGDVFGEGALVHHEGTRASTAIAKTDCTLAFIDKGRFLFAVQETPEFALEVLRSYSDRLRRLKRHEM from the coding sequence ATGGCTGCGCTAGAAACGATTAAATTATTTCAAAAACAACCCGAACCACGCCACTTTAAAGTGGGCGATATTATCTTTGAAGATGGCCATAAAGGGCAACATATGTATGGCATCATTGAAGGGACAGTGGAATTAAAAGTCAATGGTGAAGTTGTCGAAACTATTGAACAGGGTGATGTGTTTGGGGAAGGTGCTTTAGTGCATCATGAGGGCACACGAGCTTCTACCGCAATAGCAAAAACGGATTGCACCCTAGCATTTATCGATAAAGGGCGCTTTTTATTTGCGGTACAAGAAACCCCAGAATTTGCTCTAGAGGTGCTGCGAAGTTATTCCGATCGCCTGCGACGACTTAAACGTCATGAAATGTAA
- a CDS encoding tetratricopeptide repeat protein: MKSLHKAIAVCTALSIIGGLGTFLTLGYLKSRQFSQGVAHAEQGNYTEAIAEYTEVLAKDAKQAEVYNNRATANFEAGNYAEAIADFDQALELDSNLTQAYYNRGYARYRTLDVEGAIADYTQAIQLDPDSIEAYGNRGVAYMEQEDYQAAIADFSAVLNRQPDLAQMHYNRAIAYTQLGQLSVAIENMETAAKLFQKQDQEAISQQILTIVSELKQQL; encoded by the coding sequence ATGAAATCTTTGCACAAAGCGATCGCCGTTTGCACCGCTCTCTCGATTATTGGCGGTTTGGGCACGTTTTTGACGTTGGGATACTTAAAATCTCGCCAGTTTTCCCAAGGAGTCGCCCACGCAGAACAGGGGAATTATACTGAAGCGATTGCAGAGTATACTGAAGTTTTGGCTAAGGATGCCAAGCAAGCAGAAGTTTACAATAATCGGGCTACTGCTAACTTTGAAGCGGGAAATTATGCAGAAGCGATCGCTGATTTCGATCAGGCGCTGGAGTTAGACTCTAATCTTACACAAGCTTACTACAACCGAGGTTATGCTCGCTACCGTACCTTAGATGTAGAAGGAGCGATTGCTGATTATACTCAGGCCATCCAGCTCGATCCCGATAGCATTGAAGCCTATGGCAATCGAGGGGTTGCTTATATGGAACAAGAAGACTATCAAGCGGCGATCGCGGATTTTTCGGCAGTGTTAAATCGACAACCCGATTTAGCACAAATGCATTATAACCGGGCGATCGCCTATACCCAACTCGGACAGCTTTCTGTGGCGATCGAGAATATGGAAACCGCAGCCAAACTGTTCCAGAAGCAAGATCAAGAAGCTATTTCCCAACAAATTTTAACCATTGTTTCTGAACTGAAACAGCAACTCTAA
- a CDS encoding ATP-binding protein, protein MEYEIVKDSDRSNQKKKEKTLVEQPKWTLGEVALSQSTLDQIDEMVAYIQNRDKLLYEWQFNRFLKTGSGLSVNFFGIPGTGKSITAEAIAHKLGMSIIRVNYGELESSLVGGTSDNLVAVFDEAEKTKSLLFFDEADSVLSRRISNLSQAADHGVNSAKSTLLTLLDKFNGIIVFATNLFDNYDEAFLRRILFNVEFLAPDFPMREQLWKFHLSENVPKQVTYERLAEISDGLCGGDVKNITIKLGLKLLTGKVKMVDETIVTEEIERYTEVKEQHKKPAFSETSVESSDLKN, encoded by the coding sequence ATGGAGTACGAAATTGTTAAAGACAGCGATCGCTCAAATCAGAAGAAAAAGGAAAAGACTTTAGTTGAGCAACCCAAGTGGACACTTGGAGAAGTGGCCTTATCTCAAAGTACCCTTGACCAAATTGACGAAATGGTTGCCTACATACAAAATCGAGACAAGCTTTTGTATGAATGGCAATTTAATCGCTTCTTAAAAACCGGAAGTGGTTTAAGTGTGAACTTTTTTGGCATACCAGGGACGGGTAAAAGCATCACTGCTGAAGCGATCGCGCACAAGCTGGGAATGTCTATCATTCGAGTTAACTATGGTGAGCTAGAATCTTCCTTAGTAGGAGGAACGTCCGACAATTTAGTTGCTGTATTTGACGAAGCCGAAAAAACCAAAAGTTTGTTATTCTTCGATGAAGCCGATTCTGTGTTGAGTAGAAGAATTTCCAATTTATCTCAAGCTGCCGATCATGGTGTCAACTCAGCTAAAAGCACCTTGCTAACGCTGTTGGATAAATTCAATGGCATCATTGTTTTTGCGACGAACCTGTTTGATAACTATGACGAGGCTTTTCTGAGAAGAATTTTGTTTAATGTGGAATTTCTAGCTCCTGATTTTCCCATGAGAGAGCAACTCTGGAAATTTCATTTATCAGAAAATGTGCCGAAACAAGTCACCTATGAGCGTTTAGCTGAGATCAGTGATGGTCTTTGTGGTGGTGACGTTAAAAATATCACGATTAAGTTAGGTCTGAAACTGTTAACCGGAAAAGTGAAGATGGTTGATGAGACTATAGTCACCGAAGAGATTGAACGTTATACGGAAGTCAAAGAGCAGCACAAAAAGCCGGCTTTCTCGGAAACTTCTGTGGAATCATCCGATCTAAAAAATTAA
- a CDS encoding NB-ARC domain-containing protein, whose protein sequence is MDVTEALQFADRLVFETTGKHLDDSQETVIKGVWNGQTYEEIADDSHRSERHIRDVGYKLWKLLSNTLSADVKKSNFRSTIERLSIQYNQKFCIGTHNYFNFSTPPFPQGDRQNSDDSSIDTHSQVQSIHHDLVFAPEIIHFYNREPELNTIYHWIFERQTRLISVLGQSGIGKTALIKKFIDCNLEKFELITWRSLKYPISLEEQVDGILRLDNKQSQSPLSLDQKLKELFYALSQKKYLIIFDNVENIFAQNTWAGQYQASYQDYQHFFRMMVDLEHQSHLVLISREKCAEMECWDDELYPIKSLQLSGLYDVEFINHLRWANGNHETWLKLIHLYEGNPIYLQSVSRLIHQVFGSDVELFLTEKSLVITQQMQALFQEVFNRLSPVEVSVILALSKLDHPASRDDLMKAMDCSSVDLIYALESLQSRYLIWFKKQVDIQFDLNPVFKAFVKEDQSF, encoded by the coding sequence ATGGATGTAACAGAAGCTTTACAATTCGCGGATCGCTTAGTCTTCGAGACAACTGGAAAACACTTAGATGATTCTCAGGAAACAGTGATTAAGGGAGTTTGGAATGGTCAAACCTATGAAGAAATTGCCGATGATTCTCACCGTAGCGAACGTCACATTAGAGATGTAGGTTATAAATTATGGAAACTTTTATCGAATACATTAAGTGCAGATGTAAAAAAATCCAATTTTCGCTCTACCATTGAAAGATTAAGCATTCAATATAATCAAAAATTCTGTATTGGTACTCACAATTATTTTAACTTCAGTACACCGCCTTTCCCCCAAGGCGATCGGCAAAATTCTGACGATTCATCCATCGATACTCATTCTCAAGTGCAATCCATCCATCATGATTTAGTATTTGCTCCTGAAATTATCCATTTTTACAATAGAGAACCTGAATTAAACACTATTTATCACTGGATCTTTGAGAGGCAGACTCGTTTGATCTCAGTCTTGGGACAATCAGGGATTGGGAAAACAGCTTTAATCAAAAAATTCATTGATTGCAACTTAGAAAAGTTTGAGCTTATTACTTGGAGAAGCTTGAAATACCCAATCTCTTTGGAGGAACAGGTCGATGGTATTTTGAGACTGGACAACAAACAGTCACAATCTCCTCTCAGTCTCGATCAAAAACTAAAAGAGTTATTTTACGCATTGAGTCAGAAAAAGTATTTGATTATTTTTGACAATGTAGAAAACATTTTTGCTCAAAATACATGGGCAGGGCAATATCAAGCATCCTATCAAGATTATCAACACTTTTTTAGAATGATGGTCGATCTTGAACATCAAAGTCATTTGGTTTTAATCAGTCGAGAAAAATGTGCAGAAATGGAATGCTGGGATGATGAATTATACCCCATTAAGTCTTTACAGTTATCCGGTTTATATGATGTGGAGTTTATCAATCATCTAAGATGGGCAAATGGAAATCATGAGACCTGGCTCAAGCTAATCCATTTATATGAAGGAAATCCCATCTATTTACAAAGTGTTAGTCGTTTAATTCACCAGGTTTTTGGTAGCGATGTTGAATTATTTTTAACAGAAAAATCGTTGGTGATTACTCAACAAATGCAAGCTCTATTTCAGGAAGTATTTAACAGGCTATCACCTGTAGAGGTGTCTGTTATTTTAGCTCTCAGTAAATTGGATCATCCAGCATCTAGAGATGATTTAATGAAAGCGATGGATTGTTCTTCAGTGGATTTAATTTATGCTTTAGAGTCTTTGCAGAGCCGATATTTAATCTGGTTCAAGAAACAAGTAGATATTCAATTTGATTTAAATCCTGTTTTTAAAGCTTTTGTAAAAGAAGATCAATCCTTCTGA
- a CDS encoding Uma2 family endonuclease: protein MAALTLDLSPIATLTRSEFRKLCAANPDRKLERSPQGELIIMAPTGGETGNHNFCIAGQLYVWSQTNGQGKAFDSSTGFELPLGGDRSPDVSWIPLEKWNALTPQERKGFLPLCPDFVIELLSPSDSWTGGQRKMEEYQANGCRLGWLLDPKGKRVGIYRPNQPVQILHQPQILSGEDVLVGFELDVQFLWIE, encoded by the coding sequence ATGGCTGCTCTAACCCTCGACCTCAGCCCGATCGCCACGTTAACCCGCAGTGAGTTCCGCAAGCTCTGCGCTGCTAACCCCGATCGCAAATTAGAACGAAGTCCCCAAGGAGAACTGATTATCATGGCCCCAACTGGTGGAGAAACTGGCAATCATAACTTTTGTATCGCTGGACAGCTTTATGTGTGGAGTCAAACTAACGGACAGGGAAAAGCGTTTGACTCGTCTACGGGGTTTGAACTGCCATTAGGGGGCGATCGCTCTCCGGATGTCTCCTGGATACCCCTAGAAAAATGGAACGCTCTCACTCCCCAAGAGCGGAAAGGCTTTTTACCCCTATGTCCCGATTTTGTCATTGAGCTACTGTCTCCTTCCGACTCTTGGACAGGAGGACAAAGAAAAATGGAAGAATATCAAGCCAATGGTTGTCGTTTAGGCTGGTTGTTAGACCCCAAAGGGAAGCGAGTGGGAATCTATCGTCCTAATCAACCGGTGCAAATTCTCCATCAACCCCAAATTCTTTCCGGAGAGGATGTGTTAGTGGGATTTGAATTAGATGTACAGTTTTTGTGGATTGAATAA
- a CDS encoding alpha-D-glucose phosphate-specific phosphoglucomutase, translated as MSIKTISTQPFTDQKPGTSGLRKQVPVFQQPHYLENFIQSIFDSLEDFQGKTLVLGGDGRYYNRPAIQTILKIAAANGVGRTLVGQGGILSTPAASCIIRKNGAFGGIVLSASHNPGGPEGDFGVKYNVSNGGPAPEKVTSTIYDRSKTIDRYTILEAADLNLDQLGSFKLGDMSVEVINSVADYAELMESLFDFNVIRNYLSSGQFRMCMDSLHAVTGPYAKELFETRLGAPAGTVQNGVPLEDFGGGHPDPNLVYAHDLVEILYGDNAPDFGAASDGDGDRNMILGNHFFVTPSDSLAVLAANATLVPGYKDGLAGIARSMPTSEAPDRVAEKLGIDCYETPTGWKFFGNLLDAGKATLCGEESFGTGSNHVREKDGLWAVLFWLNILAVKQKSVEEIVQEHWQTYGRNYYSRHDYEGVETEPANTLMENLRSLVPTLQGKQYGNYEVKYADDFSYTDPIDGSVAAKQGIRIGFTDGSRIVFRLSGTGTQGATLRVYLERYEPDSKAHHQDPQEALASLIQLADEIAQIKALTGREKPTVIT; from the coding sequence ATGAGTATAAAGACCATTTCAACTCAACCGTTTACCGACCAAAAACCGGGAACCTCCGGTTTACGCAAACAGGTTCCGGTATTTCAACAACCGCATTATTTGGAAAATTTCATCCAATCCATTTTTGATAGTTTAGAGGACTTTCAGGGTAAAACCTTAGTTTTAGGTGGAGATGGTCGCTATTATAACCGACCAGCCATCCAGACGATTTTGAAAATTGCGGCCGCAAATGGTGTGGGTCGAACTCTAGTAGGACAAGGAGGGATTTTATCTACTCCTGCTGCTTCTTGCATTATCCGTAAAAATGGGGCATTTGGAGGTATTGTTCTTTCTGCTAGTCATAACCCAGGGGGGCCAGAAGGGGATTTTGGCGTGAAGTATAACGTCAGTAATGGCGGGCCAGCTCCAGAAAAGGTGACCAGCACCATTTACGATCGCTCCAAAACCATTGATCGCTATACAATCTTAGAAGCGGCCGACCTCAATCTTGACCAGTTAGGCAGTTTCAAACTAGGAGATATGAGCGTCGAGGTGATTAACTCTGTTGCCGACTATGCCGAGTTGATGGAGTCTCTGTTTGACTTTAACGTGATTCGCAATTACCTCAGTTCTGGCCAGTTCCGTATGTGTATGGACTCCCTGCACGCCGTTACCGGGCCCTATGCCAAAGAACTGTTTGAAACTCGTCTCGGAGCGCCTGCGGGAACCGTGCAAAATGGAGTTCCCCTAGAAGACTTTGGTGGTGGTCATCCTGACCCGAACTTAGTCTACGCCCATGATTTAGTCGAGATTCTCTATGGAGATAATGCGCCTGACTTTGGTGCAGCGTCTGATGGAGACGGCGATCGCAATATGATATTGGGAAACCACTTTTTTGTTACCCCTAGTGATAGTTTAGCCGTCCTTGCTGCTAACGCTACCCTCGTCCCCGGATACAAAGATGGCCTAGCCGGCATTGCCCGTTCCATGCCCACCAGTGAAGCACCGGATCGCGTCGCGGAAAAACTGGGTATCGACTGTTACGAAACGCCCACCGGCTGGAAATTCTTTGGTAATCTTCTCGATGCTGGAAAAGCCACCCTTTGCGGCGAAGAAAGTTTTGGAACCGGTTCCAACCATGTGCGAGAAAAAGATGGTCTCTGGGCGGTTTTATTTTGGCTCAATATCCTCGCAGTTAAACAGAAATCTGTCGAGGAAATTGTCCAGGAACATTGGCAAACCTACGGTCGGAATTACTATTCTCGCCATGACTATGAAGGAGTAGAGACTGAACCGGCAAATACCCTGATGGAAAACTTGCGCTCTCTAGTTCCCACACTCCAAGGAAAACAGTATGGAAATTATGAAGTCAAATATGCCGATGACTTCAGCTATACTGACCCCATAGATGGTAGCGTAGCAGCGAAACAAGGGATTCGTATTGGGTTTACCGATGGCTCGCGTATCGTCTTCCGTTTATCAGGAACTGGAACCCAAGGAGCAACCTTGCGTGTGTATTTAGAACGGTATGAACCCGATTCTAAAGCACATCATCAAGACCCACAAGAGGCTTTAGCTTCTTTAATTCAACTCGCTGACGAAATTGCCCAAATTAAAGCTTTAACCGGCAGAGAAAAACCCACCGTAATCACTTAA
- a CDS encoding transaldolase produces the protein MSQTLLEQLRQMTVVVADTGDMQSMEKFTPRDATTNPSLITAAAQMPEYQEIVDSTVKKARKDLGNAATTQAVANLAFDRLAVEFGLKILDIISGRVSTEVDARLSYDTESTIAKARDIIAQYEAAGVSRDRILIKIASTWEGIQAAEILEKEGIHCNLTLLFGFHQAIACAEAGVTLISPFVGRILDWYKKQTGRDSYPSAEDPGVLSVTKIYNYYKKFGYPTEVMGASFRNIGEITELAGCDLLTISPKLLGELDVTVGELPRKLCPDAAQEMAIEKIPMDKETFDKMHAEDPMASEKLDEGIKGFSKALEQLESLLAERLNHLEATVAV, from the coding sequence ATGAGTCAGACGTTACTCGAACAACTGCGCCAAATGACAGTTGTGGTTGCCGATACAGGGGATATGCAATCGATGGAAAAATTCACCCCCCGCGATGCTACTACGAATCCCTCCTTGATTACTGCAGCCGCTCAAATGCCGGAATATCAAGAGATTGTTGATAGTACGGTGAAAAAAGCCAGAAAAGACTTAGGAAATGCAGCAACGACTCAGGCGGTGGCTAATTTAGCCTTCGATCGTCTAGCTGTCGAATTTGGGCTAAAAATCTTGGATATTATCTCCGGACGGGTGTCCACAGAAGTGGATGCTCGCTTATCCTATGATACGGAAAGCACGATCGCCAAAGCAAGAGACATTATCGCCCAATATGAAGCGGCTGGGGTATCTCGTGATCGCATCTTAATTAAAATTGCTTCCACCTGGGAAGGCATCCAAGCAGCAGAAATTCTCGAAAAAGAAGGTATTCATTGTAATTTAACCCTCTTGTTTGGGTTCCACCAGGCGATCGCTTGCGCGGAAGCCGGAGTTACCCTAATCTCTCCCTTTGTGGGTCGGATTTTAGACTGGTACAAGAAACAAACGGGACGCGATAGCTATCCTTCTGCTGAAGATCCCGGTGTATTGTCCGTGACGAAAATCTACAACTACTACAAGAAATTTGGCTATCCCACAGAAGTCATGGGAGCCAGTTTCCGCAACATTGGCGAAATTACTGAATTAGCAGGATGCGATCTACTCACGATTTCTCCGAAACTCCTAGGGGAACTCGATGTAACAGTTGGGGAATTACCGAGAAAACTCTGTCCAGATGCAGCTCAGGAAATGGCGATCGAAAAAATCCCCATGGATAAGGAAACCTTTGACAAAATGCACGCTGAAGATCCCATGGCTTCAGAAAAACTCGACGAAGGCATTAAAGGATTCTCTAAAGCCTTAGAACAGTTAGAGAGTCTGTTGGCAGAGCGCTTAAATCACTTAGAAGCAACCGTTGCCGTTTAA
- a CDS encoding ureidoglycolate lyase gives MTQPLKLQTLPAPWISPETFAPYGQAIWATDDDKLYDFQDAQLILDRGTPRFYIMRLHQNGRQFSAITRHQNCTQCLGSLEGKDWFLGVAPPSENPQPDLNQIRAFHIPGNCFVKLHLGTWHAGPYIDHDRVDFYNLELSDTNIIDHRTCNLRSSYGVTFDIIEL, from the coding sequence ATGACCCAACCTCTCAAACTGCAAACCCTGCCAGCTCCCTGGATCTCCCCAGAAACCTTCGCCCCCTACGGTCAAGCGATCTGGGCGACTGATGACGACAAACTCTATGATTTCCAGGATGCCCAACTGATCCTCGATCGCGGAACACCTCGATTTTACATCATGCGCTTGCACCAAAACGGGCGACAATTTTCCGCCATTACCCGTCATCAAAACTGTACCCAATGCCTAGGATCGCTTGAAGGTAAAGATTGGTTTTTAGGCGTTGCACCACCGAGTGAAAACCCGCAACCTGACCTCAATCAGATCCGAGCGTTTCATATTCCTGGTAACTGCTTCGTGAAACTGCACCTGGGAACCTGGCACGCAGGCCCCTATATTGACCACGATCGGGTCGATTTTTATAACCTAGAATTAAGTGATACGAATATTATCGATCATCGCACCTGTAATCTGCGCTCAAGCTATGGTGTAACGTTTGACATCATAGAGCTTTAG